The DNA window TTCCAAATCGTGCTCTACTCTTGGAGCTAATACAGGCGAAATTTCCGCTGAAATCCCATAGCTTGCACAGCTATCCATTGCAAACAATCAATTTCTCAATTTCGCAAGATATTTGCTCTTAGCCACCACTTTAAGCATCGCCAAAGATCTCCAGTGGGAGCTGACACCTTCAGAGTAGGGGGTTTGTTTCTAGTGGGAACATCTCTTTGGGTAGAAGTTTAAAGAACCAAAAGTAATGTATCTCTGCTGTATAGACTTTCACTTATAGAGGTAATTGCTCTACTAGGTTAACGAGAGTCGTTATCTGCGGAAAGGTTGGTAGCTCCATTTCCGCTGCAACAATGCGCTGATTTATTAACGGTTGCAGCAGTTGTTGGAATGTGATTCACTGAAAAGTGACCATGAATTTTCGCTCTCGATGGGACCCAAACTAGTTCGCCTAGGTGCGATCGCTTGTCAAAACGGCGAAGAAGCTTCACCTTTGATGCCATATGTCGTGCCCTTACCTCACCTCAAATCGATTGGCTACTGAATTGAGCAATTACTTCTAGAGTTAGAGGAATACGCGGCTGCTTTTTATTATTATATTGAGCTAGGTCTAGGAGTTTATCAATAACCTTTACGGCAATGGTGGATTGTCAAAGTTAGTTAAAGGCCTGTTTGTTCTCTAGAGGCTTTGTCAATTTCTCTAGCTTACTTTGGATAAACAAAGGATGAGCGCAAAAATTTGCGTGTTAATTGCTATTTTTGACGCTGGCTCTTCTTAAGCTTAAATTAACTTCGGTTGCAGCGAGCAGATTTTTTGGATTATAAAATCTATAAAAGACGGTTGAAAACGTCATTTAAAAACGGGGAACACCATGCCTGAAAAATCGATGATTTTAGTGACGGGAGGGGCGGGATATATTGGCTCCCATGCAGCCCTAGCTTTGCAGCAGGCAGGGTATGACCTGTTGGTGCTGGATAACTTATCGAATGGCCATCAGGAGCTTGTGGAGCAGGAATTGCAGGTAAAAGTAGTGGTAGGCGACATTAGCGATCGCCCCTTCCTCGATCACCTCTTTTCCACTTACCCGATTGCCGCTGTAATGCACTTCGCCGCTTACATTGCCGTAGGAGAATCGGTCACTGATCCCGGCAAGTACTATCGCAATAATGTGGCTGGAACATTAACGCTTTTAGAGGCAATGGTTGCGGCTTCGGTGAAGCAATTGGTATTTTCGTCTACCTGCGCGCTGTATGGCACTCCCAAATTTGTGCCCATCACCGAAGACCATCCCCAAGAGCCCATGAGTCCCTACGCCACCAGCAAACAAATGGTGGAGCGGATGCTGGCAGATTTTGATGCAGCCTATGGGTTAAAGTCGGTTCGCTTTCGCTACTTCAATGCGGCAGGAGCCGATCCCGATGGACGATTGGGCGAAGACCATGCGCCGGAAACCCACCTCATTCCGCTGGTGCTGTTGGCAGCGCTAGGCAAGCTAGAAAGCATTGCTATCTTCGGCACAGATTATCCAACCCCCGATGGCACCTGCGTTCGCGACTATATTCATGTTGCGGATTTGGCCCAGGCTCACGTTTTGGGTTTGCAGTATCTGCTAAACGGCGGCAACAGTGATGTGTTTAATTTAGGCAACGGCAGCGGTTTCTCTGTTCGTGAAGTGATTGAAGCAGCTCGTCGGGTAACGCAACGGGAGATTCAGGTGGTAGAGCGCCATCGCCGCCCTGGTGATCCCCCCACTTTGGTTGGCAGCAGCGATAAGGCTCGCAGTGTTTTAGAATGGCAACCCCAGTATGCTGATCTCGACACAATTCTGACCCACGCGTGGCAATGGCACCAGAAGCGGCATGGTAGCGATCGCCCCTAATTGTCTCCGTAGTAGCCCAATCCTTAGAGGGCTTTAGAGGGGGGTGAGGGCTGCGGTAAGACTTGAATTGTTGGAGAGTAGACAGCCGAGACGGCTATCCCACAAGAGCTTCCCTACAGATCCTTGGGCCTCGATGACCATCTATTTGTGGGATGGGCCTCTGGCCCGTCCGTTTACCATCGAACGGTCAGCACCACAGAGTCTTCTTCTGCCCGCCAAAAGTGAGCAATGCCGGGCAGCCAGAGAGCATAATCTCCCTGTGTGGCCAGCACGGTTTCACCATCGGGAAACTGTAGACAAAACCGACCGCTAATCAGAACGGAGAGGGTGGTGGTTTCAGCCGGGTCTGTCCACTCGGGGCGGCAGTCGCCCGCCTTATGAACGCCCCATTTCACTTCCACTGCCGAGGTTGCGCGGGGGCTGATAGATGGGGTGACAAACGAGCCAACAAACCACCCTCGCTTTTCTTCCCCATCGCTGTAGGCGTTACCTGTAGTTACGTTTGATAGCATTTCAATACCCTGCTTAAACCCAATTTCTTAAATGTCTTGTGGTGTCCAGGTTGGACCGTGACAGCGAGGTCCTTCTGCTGTCCAAAGCAGCCGATCGATGCACATTCGCCGTGCCGTCATCGCCGGATCCCAGGCATGATAAACCACGTATTCAGTGGAGTTATCAGGATGTAGGGCAATCGAGTTATGTCCCGGACCTAAAACAGAGTTGGGATGCGATCGCAACACCCGTGGCCCCTGCTCATTCCCCGCATCTGAATAGGGACCCAGAACGTGATCGGCCACGCCATAGTCAACGCCATAGCTCTCAGTTTCCCACCGGCCACCGCTGTAGAAACAGTAGTAGCGATCGCCATGCTTACGCACGCAGGGGCCCTCTAAGGTATGCCAATCGTAGGTGCCGCCATACATGGGGCGATCGGCCAAAAACCGTTGCCAGTCGTGCCGCGCCCGCAGAACGACTTTGGGGTCTCCGGCGAGGGTAGTCATGGTTGAGAGGCGATCGACCACTAGGGCCGTGCCCGCCCGCACCCCTGCTTCCGTATCTAAAAAATCCTGAGCATAGAAGAGATACCACTGCCCATCGTCATCCTGGAAGGGGCTGGGATCAATGGCAAAGGCACAGGCATGGGGATCAATTAACGACTCGCCGACATCCTGAAAAGGCCCGAGAGGGTCAATGCTGGTGGCGACCCGTAGCTGATGATTTTTATCCCCATGCCCTACGGAGTAATAAAGATAGAAGATGCCTTCGTGGTAAGCCACTTCCGGTGCCCAAAAGTTATCTCCCAAGGCGGGATCAGGCCGCAGCAGAGCATTTCCGGCAGGCTGCCACTGTATCAAATCCTCGGATGTCAGTAGTGGAAAGACCCGCAGCTTGTGCAGCTCATCCACTTCTCCAGCCGCTTCCGCTGGCCCCGTACCGATCGCATAATAAATCCCCTGATATTGCCAAACAAACGGGTCGGCAAAATACTCTGGATAGACCGGATTGGTGTAGGTTTGCGGAGCCATTGTTGAACCGGGGCTAGGGTTTAGCGATCGCAGGAGGTTGTCGAGCGCTGCCTCCTGCGGTCGCTAAACTCGCGCCTCCCGTGACTAATATTCGAACTTTACGTAGGTTTCCGTGGCGTTGTCGGCTAACTGTTCTACGGTGTTGCACCGGAGCAACTGCTGCTGTTGCGGTGACAACTCATTGTAATAGCCCTGCTCCAGGGTTAAATCTACCTTATGGGTGTGAAGCCAGTGCATGACGTAGCCCATCACTATCATGGGGCGGGGTTCGGGAGTAATGTTGGGAGTGCCGCGGTGGAGAGCTAGGGGCGATCGCACCATCACATCTCCCAGCTGCATATGAAATTGCTCCATCTCAATTTCGCCCGCTCGAAGTTTGACCAGCCCTTCTTCGCGAGACATCACATGGGTACCCCGGGCCATCTCAAAGGGGCCGTTGTCGGCGGTGACTTCGACCAGGGGAAAGTTGACCGCCAGTGCATACAGCGGTGTCACAATCTGGTCAGAAAATAGGGGGCGAAAGTCGCGGTGAATGTCCTGATATTCAGACCCCTGCATGGGAATATCGGCGGCCAGCTGTACCAGCTTGTATTCCTGGTAAAAAACGCGATCGAGGATGCCCAGAATGGTTGAGTTAGCAAAGACTTCAGGGTTGGCAAAGGGGGCAACCCAGGGCAGAGTCACATAGCCGCGCGCAGTGCCCCTAGGGGCGACGCCACCCGGTTGTTGCTGCCGCTTCTGAAATAAGGCGTCGAAGGCGGCTTTCCATTCGTCAATCAGGGCGCGATCGAATAGCCCGCGAATGATGCATATTCCATCTCGGTTTAAGTCTTCTGCAAGTTGATCTAAATCGGCTGGGCTAAACGTTGTTTTTTGAATGCTCTGAATCATTGCGCAATCCGCTAAATGGGGGCGTTAGAGTGACATCGTGCCGCTAAAGATCGATAGGCAGAGCAAAATGTAACCCTCGACGTATTTCTATTCTCCCCATTGGTAGAAGCGGAATGCCTGTGATTCTGACGATTCTTCAAAAATCTCAATTTATTTCATGCGAACCTCTATCACCTGCGATTCTCACGGCGGAGAGAGTGACTGCAAGAGGACATCCTAGTTTTGCAAATTGATCCACCCTGCGGGAAGCAAGCTACATCCCCCAACCCCTTCTCCCATCTTGGGAGAAGGGGGGTCGGATTCAAAATCCCTCTCCCGATCTAGGAGAGGGATTTAGGGCGTAGCTTGCTTCCCGTTCGCGAGGCGTTCCGTAGGGTGGGTTAGAAAAGTGGGATATACCCGACTGCAATGTCCCTACCGCAACGAAGATTCTGGGGACGAAGATTTAACGAAGGTATCCAGTTCAACGGCATCATGGCTGCAGAAAAGGCGTACGTCGTTGGGGCGATCGCACGACAACTGCCACAATCGATCCTGATTTTGTAACCGGGCTGTGCGATCGGCTTCCATCATCCATTGATAGGCGCGTAGCCCTGGGGTGCAGTGGCGCTGCGATGGGTTCATCTCGTCCCGATAAAAATAGGCGTCGCCGGCGTGCAACAACCAGCCCTCAGCGGTTTGAACGGCGATCCCCGCGTGGCCGTGGGTGTGCCCCACCAGGGGAATGAGCAAAATTTCTGGGGGCAGCCCGGCCAGATCGCGAACGGCTTCAAAGCCAAACCAGGGTTCGCCTGCCGCTGTGTAGTATTGCCAGTGCTTGACCTGATCCCACTGGTTGGGG is part of the Leptolyngbya subtilissima AS-A7 genome and encodes:
- the galE gene encoding UDP-glucose 4-epimerase GalE → MPEKSMILVTGGAGYIGSHAALALQQAGYDLLVLDNLSNGHQELVEQELQVKVVVGDISDRPFLDHLFSTYPIAAVMHFAAYIAVGESVTDPGKYYRNNVAGTLTLLEAMVAASVKQLVFSSTCALYGTPKFVPITEDHPQEPMSPYATSKQMVERMLADFDAAYGLKSVRFRYFNAAGADPDGRLGEDHAPETHLIPLVLLAALGKLESIAIFGTDYPTPDGTCVRDYIHVADLAQAHVLGLQYLLNGGNSDVFNLGNGSGFSVREVIEAARRVTQREIQVVERHRRPGDPPTLVGSSDKARSVLEWQPQYADLDTILTHAWQWHQKRHGSDRP
- a CDS encoding signal peptidase I, whose amino-acid sequence is MLSNVTTGNAYSDGEEKRGWFVGSFVTPSISPRATSAVEVKWGVHKAGDCRPEWTDPAETTTLSVLISGRFCLQFPDGETVLATQGDYALWLPGIAHFWRAEEDSVVLTVRW
- a CDS encoding glycoside hydrolase family 43 protein, which produces MAPQTYTNPVYPEYFADPFVWQYQGIYYAIGTGPAEAAGEVDELHKLRVFPLLTSEDLIQWQPAGNALLRPDPALGDNFWAPEVAYHEGIFYLYYSVGHGDKNHQLRVATSIDPLGPFQDVGESLIDPHACAFAIDPSPFQDDDGQWYLFYAQDFLDTEAGVRAGTALVVDRLSTMTTLAGDPKVVLRARHDWQRFLADRPMYGGTYDWHTLEGPCVRKHGDRYYCFYSGGRWETESYGVDYGVADHVLGPYSDAGNEQGPRVLRSHPNSVLGPGHNSIALHPDNSTEYVVYHAWDPAMTARRMCIDRLLWTAEGPRCHGPTWTPQDI
- a CDS encoding phytanoyl-CoA dioxygenase family protein, with the translated sequence MIQSIQKTTFSPADLDQLAEDLNRDGICIIRGLFDRALIDEWKAAFDALFQKRQQQPGGVAPRGTARGYVTLPWVAPFANPEVFANSTILGILDRVFYQEYKLVQLAADIPMQGSEYQDIHRDFRPLFSDQIVTPLYALAVNFPLVEVTADNGPFEMARGTHVMSREEGLVKLRAGEIEMEQFHMQLGDVMVRSPLALHRGTPNITPEPRPMIVMGYVMHWLHTHKVDLTLEQGYYNELSPQQQQLLRCNTVEQLADNATETYVKFEY
- a CDS encoding MBL fold metallo-hydrolase, coding for MRIHHLNCGCMCPLGGSLFDGFSRGLNAHLVCHCLLIETNRELVLIDTGFGLQDVEAPYSRLSPFFIHFNNIQFDRKYTAIEQIQRLGFSPSDVRHIVLTHLDFDHAGGLEDFPEATVHIMQSEIETARDRQGFIASRRYRPNQWDQVKHWQYYTAAGEPWFGFEAVRDLAGLPPEILLIPLVGHTHGHAGIAVQTAEGWLLHAGDAYFYRDEMNPSQRHCTPGLRAYQWMMEADRTARLQNQDRLWQLSCDRPNDVRLFCSHDAVELDTFVKSSSPESSLR